The genomic DNA CGGTGCAGTCCCACATATGCTGCGGCGGCGTTTCGACCATGAAGACGTCCGTGTCGGCGCTGGAGACGGTTGCACCGCCGCCGGTCGCCTTGACAAACCAGGTATGGCGTCCCGGCGCGAGCGGCTGCTGCGCAATGCACGACACGCCGGTCATTCCGGTGGCGGCCTGTTTGCCGTCGATCCATAAGTCATACTGGGAGGCGCCGCTGCTTGCCTGCCAGATAAACGCGGGCGAATGCGTCTGCAGCCAGACGCTGTCGGGCGCGACAAGCGAGAATGCGGCCGGCGCCGCCGATAACAGGCTTGCATTAACGATGAGAATCAGAATCGACGTTGATGGAACCTTGTTTTGATTAATCTGTTTCATGTTTTTCCTCCATTATAATAAAACCGAAAAAGCGGGCGTTCCGCGGCTTCACGTTTTTTTTATACAGCATGGCAATCATGGCGCCTGCCGGTCACGGCACCGTGCCTTGTAAATTTGCCAAAAAATATTCAATCTGTGGGGGGAGGTCTCCCCCTGGGATGCAGCTTCCGCCGCCGCACAGGTTTGTATGGGCGCGGCATACCTTGTCCCCATTATCAAGAAGCGCGGCGGCGGTGATCTGCACCCACACCCCCTCCTTGACGTCGATACACCAATGATTCGCCGAGTGACGTAGTGGCTTGCGATCCGTCAGCTGCAGCGCGAGCTTTACGCGGTGGAGAAAGACAAGAATTGTAGCCAGCATATGGTACACTACGGTTTTGTTTTCTCCGCTCTCTAAAAGTTACTAAAAAAACCGATTGCCGTTTAAAACCTGACGGGAGTCATCATCCCAAGTCCTGCCTAACGCGGCAAAAGGTAATATTGCGTATTTGTAAATTCCTTAAAACGCCCCTCTCCGATTCGGAGGGGGAGGTTGGGGTGAGGTCTGGACGATCATGCAAACAAGACTTTCTTGTCTTTTGCCGTTTTGTCCCAAAAGAACGGCTTTCATCATCGCTCAATGAGAAGAGTCCCGGATTTGATAAACGACCGACCCTTAAGCTCAATCTTGACTTTCCAGACATACGCCCCCGCCGGAACGCGTGCGTTTGCGGCGTCGGTCAGATTCCACCGGACCGAATTGCCGTTTGCGGACACCATCTTAATCAAACTGCCGTTCAAACGATAAATGCCGGCGACCAGGCGTTTAGCGTCATCCCCATTATCAACCGTGCTGAATACTATTGTCCTGGCAGGCATTCCTTCTTTTGTTATGCTGAACGATCCTTTACATTGAGCTCTATAAGGGCCAAACGCCATTCCAGTGGCGGCTCCCGCCGGTAAGCTCATCCTCGCCAGAATTTCATTATATGATGTTCCGTCCGGTGCGACATGGATGGTTTCGTTGACCGCCGTCACCAGAGTGATTTCGCCCCCCGACACCGTGCCAGAATCGATTCCGTTTCGGTAAACCCGCAATGTCTGACCCGGCCACGGATTTACAAAAGTGCAGTTTCTTCCCTTGTTGCTGACGATCCGCACATATTGCACCGCGTTTTTCTCTATGTCGCTCGACACAAGAAACCCGCCGTACGCCGCGAGGTCGCCGAATTTCGCGTACGTGTTTGCCGGCCAGTCGGAAAACAGCCGGATTTTGTTCTGGAACGACTGCGCGAGCATCTCGCACACGGTTGACGGGACGGTATTGAAATTCTCCAGCCCGCCGCCGCCCGTGTGGATGTGCAGGTTCGGGTAGGTATGGCCGGCGATCCAGGAATCGAGCTGGGTGAGAATGGTGGCCGGGTCATAGCCCACGCGCGCTGCCGCCGGATAAAAGGTGTTCGTGCCGTTGTCGTCGCTCCATCGCGCCATCTGGCCCACCATGTTTTTCGCGATCTGCAAAAGCGTTGAATCGCTCCCCAGGCCGATCTGGCTTCCGGGGTAAATGTGCTGGATGCCGATGGCGTTGCCGCTGTTCCAGTCCAGCCCGATCTCGGTGTAGCGGAACACCGTTTGGCCGTTGCGGGTGAAGGTCGGGAACGCGCTGAGCTTTCCCAGCCGGTCCTGCCAGGTCGCGCGAAGCGACGCGTCCTGGTTGAGATCCGCGCTCAGGTCGATGCACCCCTGCAAAAGGAACCGCACCAGGCCCAGCGACATGACGCCGTTGGTCTGCGGATACGCGTTGCCCTCGTGCTGGGCGTCGTTGAGGATCACGTACCGCGTGCCGTCCCACGACAGGTAGTTCTGCCAGAACGTCGCGACCTGTTTGAGCGCCGGATAGACCTTGTTCGCGTATGTCAAATCACGCGTGTAATAGTAATGCATGAGCATGTCGGTCGCGGCGAACGCACCGCACGACTTCTGGTTCCACTGGTTCGTGTCCGCGCTGCCGCCGGGCAGCGGCCCGATGTGCACGCGGTAATAGGCGCCGGTCCAGCCGTTCGCGGCCGCGAGCGCCTGGCCGTTGGCCGCCCAGTCGATCACGGGCTTGTCGTAGCAGTCGGCGAGCTCGGCATGGTTGGTGGGGAACGCCAGGTAAAACGGCGCCTCGTAATTGTAGTTCAGGGTGTAATCGCCGTTCCACGCGGGGTTCTTGAGCGCCCAGTTTCCGAACAGGCCCGGCGCCGCCTCGTTGGTCCTTGCGCTGCTTGCCAGAAGATACAGCGACGCGTAATATTCCTTTTCGATGGCCTTGTCCGGGATCTCGATGAACGATGCGCCGTAGAAGTTGTTCCACCAGGCATGATGGGTGCTCAAATATGAATCGATATCGCCTACCGTTGCCGCACTCACGCCGCTGATTGCCGCGGCCTGGTAACCGGCGCTGTCGTAGTTGCTCATGATGCAGGTGACAAGCGAAACGGTTTGCCCTGATGTCAAGGTAAAATTAAGGGTGTTGCCGGTGACGGTCCCGGCGGCACCGATAACCCGCGCGGCCAGCCGCGCCTTATGCGCGGCGTATCCTCCGACATTGTCGACATTGTCCGCCCGCACGTCGATGGAGAGAACGTCTCCGGATGAGCCGGTTGAATTGGGATACGAGTTCCCGTCGCCTGGGGCAAAAGAAACCGCAACGCTCCTGGTTCCGCTTCCCGTGTAGGTGAATTTGGTGATGAGCCTGTTGATGACCGTATTGTCTGCCTGCACCCATGTTTTTGTGGTGATGGTGGCTCCGTTCAGCCCGAACGTGCCGTTCACCTCGCCCAATGCAATATCCTCGGTCATTGAATAGGAAGCGCCCGCCATTGACGGGACGGAAAGGGACATTTTCGCCATGGTCCTCACGCCCTTGTCGTTGAGCGACCAGAATTCGTTCTTGTCTATCACGAACGTCATTGAGGAGATGCCGCTCAGGACCGCGACGCCCACGTCGCCGTTTCCCAGCAGCGGCGCGTCGGTGGTCTGGTCGGTGCTTATCACCGATGGCGCGGAGGCGAAAGTGCCTTTATATTGATTGACAATGCGGAGCGCGTGGGTGGAAGTGATCTGGTCGGCAAAAACGGGCCCGGTCATGCAAAAAGTGACCGCGATCAAGCATGCGCTCAATCCTGAATACGATAATACGCTTTTCATGATTGGCCCGGTTACTTGCAAAGCGCCTTTACCTTGACGATATAGGTCCCACCCGCCGCCCGAACGTCCTTGCGCATGTCAACGAACTCCTTATCGACGGTCATCGCCCTGATCAGCCGCCCCGAAAGACTGTACACCGCAACGGCATATGCATCATGCCGGCCGGGATTCTGGACGGCAAACCGGTCCGACGTCACCGTGAAGGTCCGCACCGCGGACGCAAGGGTTTTAGCTTGACATACAGGCATCAGCGTTCCCACCGGGTTTCCCTGCCCCGATCCCAGGATCAGGGTGGTGCCGTTGTAGGTCATCGTCTTCGCCGAGCCGTTCGCGGCGGCGGTGAGCTGCGCGAGGGTATAGGTGCTCAGGAGCTTGGCGGTCCGCTCAAGCACATACACCTGGCCGGCCGACGTGGCAAACGATATCACGTTGCCCGACGACGTCGTGATGACGCCGTTGTCCGACGTCCTCCGCACCTGGACCTGCTGGCCGGTCCATGGATTGACCACCGCGGCCTGAAGGCCGTACAAACTTTTGATGCCGACATATTTGATGTCCCCCGCCTCCCGCTCCGAGCTCACCAGGAACCCGTCGCGGCCAAGGAGCGTGAATTTCGTAGAGAGCGTCGCGTCGGCCGGCAGCGCCGGAAAAACCCTGATGGTGTCGCTGTGGCTCTGCAGCAGCGACTCGTTCATGGCGAGCAGGTGCACGCCCACGAACTCGAACACGCCGTTTGTATTGTTTGTAAAGCCGTTGGGATAACTCTGGTACGAGGCGAGCATACGCCGCAGGCCGTTGAAAGCCTCGTCGCCCAGGCCCATGCGCGCGGCCTGGATCGCGTCGGGCGACCAGACGCTCGAATACGGGTTGGGCCTGCTGTTCCAGTTGTTCAGCGCGGTCTGGTAATCGGGCGCGCCGATGCCGGTCACGCTGTAGGGCCACATGAGCTCGCACACGACGTTTTCGCCGTTGCTCTGGCTCACCGCCGGCGGATCGTACGCCAGGTAGCGGGTCCCGCCGTTGTACGGTTCCGTTTTGTAAGGAACAAGGCTGTCGAGGATCCCCTGCCACCGCTGCCTGAGGCTTGCATCGGCGTTGAACGCCTTGCTCGCCTGTATCGCCTGCGGAAACAGCGCCCGCACTTCCGCGAGGTCCGTGATCGCGTTCTTGACGCCCCAGTAGGTCTCGTGGGCGTTGGAGTTGGCCATGTAGTACTGCTTCGCGGCCGTGTCGTACGAAAGCTTCCCCGCGACGAACTTTGCCGTTTCGCGCATGTACGGATAGGCCGTGTCGCGCAGGAACGCCGAATCGTTGGTGTAACAGGCGCGCATGAACATGTTCGACGCCACCTCGGAGCCCGTCGTGTAGATCCGGTCGGTGTAGGTGCTGGTCGTCGTCCAGGTGGCGTCGCCGTCCCAGCGCATGGTCTCGGGCGTCCACGCTCCGTCGATGGAAAACCGGGTCATGGTGAACGCTGTGAGCTTGGAAAGCACCCTGCTATACAAACGGTAAAACGCCGAAAGCGCGTCGGGATGGTTCGAGGCGAGAAACGAGTTGTACACGTCGCGCTGGTTCCAGTACCAGTACGCGCCGCTCCAGTGGATGCCGATGTCCGCGTTGCTCTTGTACACGCCGTTGATAAAGTGGAACGGATAGTTCCCGTACGCGCCCGACGCGATGATGTAGGCGGCGAGGTAATAGTAGTTCTCGCAGTAGTCGGCGTCGCCGGCCGAATTGGAATACTGAACAAACGATTTCTCCCAGAACGCGTGCCACCAGTTGACAAACGCGGTCATGGTGGCGTTGTAGCCGGCGGTCTTGACCGCGGCAAGCAGGTTTTGCGCCTGGGTCACCGAATTATTTCCCGGCGCGTTGAGCCGGCTCGCGCAGGCGATCCAGATGGTGTAGCTTGGCGCGGGCGTGATCTGCAGCGCCACCGTGCGGCCGTCCACCTGCCTCGTGGTGAACGACGCGCCCTCGACGGTCGCGGCCAGCGTGTAGCCGAAATTGTTCGCGTCGGTCTGGCCGCGGCTGATCCCGGCCGCGCTCTGGTTCGCAAACGGCGTAACGGTCTTCCACGTGTTGATGTCGGGCACGTCCGACATCATGGAGTTCCACGAGCCGCTGGAGGTCATTTGGGTGTTCGGGTCCCACATCGCGATCTGGAACGCGACCGAATTGACATTGGCGCGTCCGTCTTCCACGTGGATGCCGAGGACCTCCGAATTCGGCGCCCCGAAAAAGGTCACGGTCCGGTTGTTGTCCCAGTGCGCGGTAACCGTGCCGTCGTAGAGGTTCAGGTACTGCTGGAACGCGGCGTAGTTCGAGTCCATGCCCGGCAGCGTTGACAGCGTGCACCACCCGGCCGAAAAGCACGTCTCTTCCGATGCGTCAACACCACTCACTTGCAGGGAAACGCCCTTCGCGTTCCATACCATGGCGCCCACCCTGCCGTTGCCCACGGTGAGGGCGTTTGTCGGGTTGGTGATGGGCTTGTTGAACACGATGTTGTGCTTGGAAAGGTAATGGCCGTAATCGACGGAGAGCACGCCCGCCGACTGGTCGAAGGAGTGGGTGGCGGCGGAACTGTTATTTGTCATGATAGAGAGCGCCAGAACGGCAAGGGCCGGGAGGATAAAATGTTTTTTCATAGGTTCTCCGATTATGAACATTTTTTAATGAAATGAGGTCCGTGCATTGTCACTCCCGCGAAAGCGGGAGTCCATCCCGTCTCTTGACCGGATTGGCAGGAGCCGAAACTCCTTTAGCATTGTATGCCGTCACAGTCGTTTTCCCGCGTTCGCGGAATGGCGTCCGCGTCAGAATAATTCAACTATTATGAACCTTATCTAACAATCTTGGACACAAATTCACTGTTTCCCGACTTTATCCGCGCCACATACACACCGCTGGACAAATCGGATATCGGGATTTCAATTGTACGTGACGCGTCATTGTCTCTGGTCACTTTTGCCATTCTGCCATTGACCTTTTCAATCATGATCTCAACCGGTCCCGCCGACTTCAGGAATATCCTGAGCGTATTGTCATTTACGGACATTCTTTCCATCCAGGAACCCGGCATCGATTGACAAACGCCTTTTGCCACCCGGGACGGGTTTGACGGATCGATCGGCATGGTCTTTGACACCGGAATCTTTCCCGTGAGCATTTGCTTCGCGAGTCCGGCCAGCCGCAGGTACCAGTCGCTCGGCAGGTTGTATCCATCCGCGTCAAGCGTCAATGTGTAGCCGTCTGCCGGCGCGAGCGATTTTTTCGGGCACGCCTTGAGAATGGCCGTGGCCTCGTCCACCTCGTCGAACATCGCGTTGTAGAGCATGGTGGCGCCGGCGCTCACGCAGTTGTACGCCTGGTCCCAGAACAGTTTGCCGCCCAGGCGCGGGATCTGGTTCTGCGGCGTGGTGCCCTGGTGCATGTTCGCCCAGGAGAACCCGGGCCATATCACGGGCAGGTAGTCCTTGCCGAGGCTCTTACATTCCGCGATGTCGGGGACCAGGTGGCTTGCTTTCCAGGAATCGGCGCCGGCGGTGTCGCCGAACCTGCCCACGAGCCACGGGCTGATGATGTCGACGCTCCGGCACACCGTGGCCCACGCCGTGGTGGTGGTGCGCCAGTCGTCATTCACGCCGCCCATGATCGTTGCCTGGTACTTGGGGTCGGCGCCGGTCTGGAACCAGGTGATGATGTTCTGCGCCACGTCGGTGGTGATTGACCTGTCGGAAAACCCGAACCCCCACACCGACACGAGCGGCTTGCCCTTGTATTTGAGGTACCGCACGCTCTGCGTGACCTTAAAGGTGTCCACGAGGTATTTCCAGTCGCTCGTGAGGTCGTCGAACAGCGTGGCGTTGTTCGCGCCGGAAACGTCGTACATGACCACGAACACCCTGCCGTAGGTCTCGGCCGCCTTTTTACAATTGAGAAGGACCTTGTTGGTGAAATCGGTCCAGCCCACGTGCTTGGGGCCGAAGCGCTGCACCCACGCGCCGTCGATGCCGTAGTCCTTCATCCACTTGAAGTGGCGCATCTCCGTCGCTTCCGGGTACGCGGAATTCAGCTTGACCACGGAGCCGTCGGCGTAGTGCATGTTCGTGGGAAACAGCTCGCTCGCCGCGTACTCGGTGAAATCGGGGAACAGGTCGACGTTGAGCGACGAATACGACGGCGTCTGGCTGTTGAACCAGTGGAACCACCCTCCGCCCGACCCGTCGCCCGGGCACTCGAACCAGCCCTGGTAGCCGCACATGTATTTGCCCACGAGGGTCGTGGCGTCCACCGTGTCCTGGGCCGCGGCAGGGGTTGTTGCAAGAGTAAGTAGAACGGTGATGATGATGAACACGCGGAAAGGGAGCGTGAAAAGCGACCCGCCGTCGCTTAATCGTTGAAGGTGCCTCATGATCCTCCTTTGTCAATTTATTAAAGTATCTTGGATTCGAAATGGAGACTATGCTCCTATTATGCTACCATCCACCGGCTATTATTGATAAAAGGCGTTTCGAATTTAGTCCCTTATCATACCTCTTCTTCCTCCGTGTAAACTCTCTATCACCACTGTCGCAACGACAGCCACTCAAATGATCCGGCCGAGGGAGTCACGGCGCCAAAGAGGGGGAGACCTCCCCCCATTATTACTTTACAAATTAAAAATTAAATTGCGCCCTAAGCGTAAACTGCCAGTCGCCCTGGCTCGGGCATTCCTCCCTGGTGTCGCGGTAGAACTGCAGGTTTCCTGTTGTAAAGTAATGCGTCCGGCCGACGTCGCCCATCACCTGCAGGCCCGGAACAATGGTCCGGGAGAAGAAAATGTCCCAGTACCAGGCGTAATGCGCCGGCTCTCCCAGAGCCAAAAGCGGCAGGGGGCTGCGCGGCGTATCGAAATACGTGTGCTTGTAGTTGTTGGAATATCTGCTGTCGTACCATTCGACTTCGGCGGAGAGAACATCGAGCAATCTGAACGCCGGGACATTGAACCCCACCATGACCGGAATGCGCCTGAGGATGCTGTCGTAGGCAATGGGATAGTCCTTTGTTCCCAGGATGCAGGCCTCCGCGTATAATTTTAGGTCCTGGTCGCCGAAGATTTTCGGGCCGCCGAAGAGCTGCTTGGGATCGAACGATAACCGCGCCATCACCTTGGTGGCGGCGAAGGAGCAATAGGTGGTGTCGGACACGATCGTGGTCTCGGCGGGCGCGGGATACAGCGTGTCGTAGGAAACGAGCTGGTTTGCCGGATAATGCGACGTGGTGAGCGCCGGGTTCATGGGGATAAGCCGCGTGAAGCTCACGCCGGCGCCCACCTCGACCAACGGACGG from Chitinivibrionales bacterium includes the following:
- a CDS encoding T9SS type A sorting domain-containing protein; its protein translation is MRHLQRLSDGGSLFTLPFRVFIIITVLLTLATTPAAAQDTVDATTLVGKYMCGYQGWFECPGDGSGGGWFHWFNSQTPSYSSLNVDLFPDFTEYAASELFPTNMHYADGSVVKLNSAYPEATEMRHFKWMKDYGIDGAWVQRFGPKHVGWTDFTNKVLLNCKKAAETYGRVFVVMYDVSGANNATLFDDLTSDWKYLVDTFKVTQSVRYLKYKGKPLVSVWGFGFSDRSITTDVAQNIITWFQTGADPKYQATIMGGVNDDWRTTTTAWATVCRSVDIISPWLVGRFGDTAGADSWKASHLVPDIAECKSLGKDYLPVIWPGFSWANMHQGTTPQNQIPRLGGKLFWDQAYNCVSAGATMLYNAMFDEVDEATAILKACPKKSLAPADGYTLTLDADGYNLPSDWYLRLAGLAKQMLTGKIPVSKTMPIDPSNPSRVAKGVCQSMPGSWMERMSVNDNTLRIFLKSAGPVEIMIEKVNGRMAKVTRDNDASRTIEIPISDLSSGVYVARIKSGNSEFVSKIVR